Part of the Toxotes jaculatrix isolate fToxJac2 chromosome 1, fToxJac2.pri, whole genome shotgun sequence genome, GTTGCAGAGCAAAGTGATGAGTGTAAGTACAGGGTGGTGGCCTCCTTGACACCACCATGGTGAAATAACTGACATTGCCAAGGTTCCCTGATACGTAAGTAACAATGGAGCAGGACTTAAAGGTaagtaaaatgaaaactgcAGCTGCAAATCTGAACTTCTTGAAAAACAATCTTTGAAAACAAGTCATCCACTCGTTGAATTGTGTTCAAGTTGGTTAAAGCCAGTTTATTTAAACAAACCCAGAGAATCAAATCATTAATCAGGGACAAATAATGTAAAGTatacaatgacaataaattaATGTGAATGACACATAACAACAAATGGTACATGTTTGGTCAGCACTGACAGAAGCAGCCTGTCTTGCCCAGTCACGTGGGATTATAACCTAGACAGAGCAAGTCTAATTATACAGATTTACAATGTGGGCAGATTCGACACTTAAAAATacgtatatatttattttgtattatttaaatatttccttGAACAGTCATTATTTATTATACTGTAACGAAACGATGTTAAATTAAATCATCATTTACACTACACAATCTGTTTTCAATGTACAGCGTAATATGTGGCTCCAGGGATCAACACACAAAGGGCttacctctctgtgtgtttctatgtttaAGTAAAGGTTAATGAATGAAAATCCATATTCTTAGCCAGTGATAATCTGCCATGGTGTGGGCATATTTGCACAGACTGACCTCAGGCTAAGTTCTCTAATGAAATATGATGAAAATTCAAATTACTAAGGTGGTAATAAGGTGATAAAAATGTTAATGCTGATAATGCTGACCTGAAATGAGATGATTTTGTAAATAATGATTGTTTTAGCcttgtctgaatgtgtttttaagtAAGCAAGTAGATTCAGTGTCCAAAGCATCTAACTGTCAGGCTGGTTAGCTGGGTGCACATTCACctacattttacttttgtgtCATGTTGAATGTtgcaaaaatctaaaaataaatcacagcagTTGACCTTAAATCTTGGAGGAAAGTGTCTGAGTTTTTCTCTCTATATAGTAAAAAGTGACTTCATGAGGTTGATCAATCATGGGAATATGTCATGGTGTAAGTGCCATGGTTTCAATGATTAGATAAAACTTTTTGATGTCCTGGTTTAGGTGGTTGTCATAGCAGCGTGGTACCACTCTGCAGTGAACGTTCTCCATCTGCTTCACACTGTCCCTAAGATCCCACCTTCTTCTCCAttctgaaataataaaaacacaaatgtcagagaacatgcaagaaaaacagacatgtcACAAACCTGTCTTGAAGGCACAAGTTTCACAACAAATTAAATGGTTTAAAGAGTAGCCTGCTAATCCACCTACTTAACATCACAGTCATTTCTTTATGAGAAGCTTGATAGGATAGCTGATTTTTCTATAGGCAACTAATTGAAGACCCTGTTCACAATGttgaagaaaaaacagacaagaaTATGATTTACTTGTATTTGATGAGACGACTTCCCTGGATTAGCTGTGCTGACTCATTGGTTATATGGCACGCAAACAGTAGCCAGTTGCGTGGCTGCACCTTGTAGGCAAACCTCATGAAGAGCAGAGAATAacagcacagagctgagaggagggagaaagcaCAGACAATAGTTATTACCTTTATTAACCAATCCGTATAATTAACATTCATTCTGGACACTTTGTACCACTGCTCAAACATGTAACAAATAGTTCAGCCTCTTTACCCACAAATCAACTATTAAGGAACTAACAGTAAACATTTTCATGTATTTGATTATTAAGCAAACCCCTTTTCCAACACAGTCCTATAATAAACTCTTCTCTCAGGGTTTCTGTTCCCTCAAATTCCTTTTTAAGGCCAGAGTGAAAGTGCTTAACAAGAACTGCAGCTGTTGTTTAAAGAATGTGTCATCTCTAAGTTACCTTAAGGTAAAGCACAAATTACAAGCCTAACAATGTGAACTAGACATGTCTGGGGCTATGGTGTGTGCTGTGAATTTGTATGCTTATGTTTCTcagaaagtgtgtctgtgtgtcttacCGAAGGTCATCCTGCCACTGATAATCTCTGGGCTCTTCTTCATATCTGTGATGGCGGCTATAGGAAGACCCCAGTTTGCTACAGGACCCCAGAAAtgctgcacgcacacacacgtacacacacagtgacacattatATTACTGGACATTTATTGtaagaaaagcaaaagcaaaacagGATTATTCAATAATTAAATGTGAACACTTAATAATACATTATGTATGAAAATACATGTGAGAAAAGCATAATAGTAAAGATTTGAAAATgacacacctaaacacacagacaggcagtaTTGTACAGCACATGTAGATAAAGTCAAAATAGGACAGTAGGACAAATGAGGAGAGACAGGTAGAAACACATGtactgacagacagatggacagaaacaaaGGATGAGTGCTTACCGtgctgtttaaattttttttttttcaatttcaagGCCACATAGGAGAGAAGAGAACAATAACACAGGTAAGTCAAACTGATATGAGCTAGGTCACAAAAGAGCTAGCGCTGCCTGAAACATGTCTGTTTCAGGGAATCCACAGATGATGAGGGAACTAGTACAGTTAAAATATCAAAGTAAAGTCACACAAATTAAACTAAAGTTGGTTATAATACATGAGATAACATTGTGGATGAAAATGCTAAACTACACTGTGAGCTGACAATCACAACATTCATATCAAAAGCTGATACACTTATTGATTATACCTGATAATAAAATACACCACCAGAAAAGAGCCTTGTTTTGTCAGAAAGCCAAAAAGACACATGACATGGTGCTAAAGGCATGCAAATAATCATAATGCTTGCTTCACCCACACCTATGGTGCATTTGTTTGACTTTGACTGTATTTTCAAAAcgttacaaaaacaaacaaagctttttaataataataataataataataataataataataatattaacaataacaataataataataatataaagaaCCCCGTGATAACCtcttatctgtctgtgtgacaaAAGTAAACACAGTGATGCCTCTTGCATCACTGACATAATTTAGCCTTTAATCTGTGGAAAGTACACACATCACCAGGGCACAGCTACACATTAACCAGCATCTTGACAACATGTgaagaagtgaaaaacaaaatcagaagtTTTCGACGTTTGTATTTATCTGTAAAGCCAGATTTGACACTGGCCTCAACATCAAAACCAGTTCAGCACTTCTGTTAGAGGCAAAGTATTAAAATATTATGTTCAATTACCAACCACTTCCAAGCATTGCTGATTTATTTTGGATGTTTCTCGAGCGACTGTCAGCATACTCCTCCAGTGCAGTTTAGACATAAACCATAAAATTAGTGTATCCAGTTTGCTGATCTGCGTTGACAGTAAACCTCATAAACTGGAGTAACAAGTTCACTCCGCGCTATAGAGAGAAAACCACATCCGTCCTTGAAAGCTAACACAAAAAAACGATGCTAATGCAGCAGCCAGTAACACAGAAACTGTTGAAAATTATGTAAATGGTAAATGGGTTTCACTGAAGCGTAAATTCAGTTAGCTCTTAAACATCATCTAACGTTACCGAACTGTAAAACTTAGTCACTCAACAGCCAACTAGCTAACGTACACTAGCATGCGTGCTAATCGAGAAATCTCGCAGCTCCTAATACAAACCTCATCAAATAATCCCGAAAGTCTTTGCTCTTCAGGTAGTCGACAGCTTTCCGTGCAACTGTCCCTGCCATGGTTTAACGCGAGGATGGTGTGTGTTTTAGGCGTGAAGagctctgtttctgtgctgaagGGCGACTGGAAACTCGGTTCAGAGGACGACCGGTCAAATTTCCAACCATAACACGCTTTACGACACTGTCGCGGTGACGCTGTGCGCAACCTGAGGCGAAGGCTGGGCGACGCTTTTCTGGACCAGAAAAAGATAAGGTCAGAATTATTACTACAATAGAGAGCGTCTCAGTGATAATATTAAAGTTAGAAAAACCGCTGTGAGGAAAGGTGTCCGTGGTGCTAATGCCACCCTGCTGAAGAAAGAGGGTTAGCTGAGCAGCTGTGGTGTGCAGAGTGACTCGAGGTCAATAAGTCAGCAGTACAGTGCAACTGGTTTTTATAAACTTTCATTTGCAACAAAGCAGAACAACAAAAGTAAACTGAAAAACGTAGTACAAACTTTGTACAAACCAAGGAAGTCAATTAAGAACAACATGTAAACTCagctttttttaatcatatattTTTATGGAGGTGCAgtgctgtctgtgctgaaaACAAGACCTAATATCTAGCTAAAATAAGTGTTAGCAAATGAAAACTCATTACTGCTGAGAGTGTTTACTGTCTGAATTACAAAACTCACTAGACATTTGAGGACAGTTTGCAGTCTTCACAACTTCAAAGGGCGGTTTCAGGGTtgagacttggttttagggttcaggttagaattagacaatattagggttagggtaaggggctaagGGAATGTATTATATCAATGAGTGTTTTCACTACTATAGtaagatcagtgtgtgtgtatttaaaccTTTTATTATCACTGCTAATCACTTTGCATTGCATCTGTAAGAACTGAAATGGGGaattcaaataaaacagatgCTCTACCACCATTTTAAGATTATGTTCATTGCAAAAATAGCCTTGATTGTGTTAAACAAATTTCTTTAGTTTTGGGAAACAGAGGAAATCTTGTAAACCTAATTCTGATCTTGGAGGATCATGTAGGAACATGCACTGCACATTAAAAGTCAAACCTAAACCCAATGGAAGAAAGGCACAGACAAATTCAGACTTCAGAGTCACATGTGAGTACATTTCCAGTCAATATTGAATAATACAGTGCACAcgacaacaacaataacaacaacaaataataataataataataataattccttcagttacaatagggctttgCACAAATTTTGTGCTCATGccctaaaaacaacaaaaagaaaatgtacacaATATAAAggtaatatactgtaaatccCACAGAATTCAGATAATGCAGATGTACTAAAACAACCCTAGGGGGCACTGTGAGCCCTTATTTTTACATCttagaaaagaaaggaaaatgaagataaTAGGTGACTCAAAGTCTAAGGATGTTTACAGGCATAAAAACGTTTacaggtataaaaaaaaatgggtgaGGTAAAGGTGAAGAACTCCACAGCACAAAGTACATGTGACATTTCTTCCACTGTTTTGATTGATTACAACACCATGTTGTATTATCATGCATGTGCTTTACCATGGCCATTTACATTTACCACAGAAAAGGTTTGATCATATCATAGTTTTTGATCTTTTGCATTGGTACTATTGACAcctgcagtttattttaactTGCTTGAACTGCTGACCCAACAGAACCTAACaaattcaatattttttaaatggccATGCCATAAAACTTCCACATGTAGTTTGCTTTTAAATGCTGGGCATAAAGTTTATCATAAATCTCTGCAGCGACCAAGACCAAATCCATTTatgttagtattttttttttttttaatctttcatttATACCTCTGagtacacaaaatataaaacagacaaagcaaGTCATACCAACTATCccaattattataattattattactattattattttttgtgtgaagAAGATTCTCTGTCTTGAATATTGAATTGACTCAACATCAGTGTCCACCATTGGGCCGAACTTCTTCATAGTTCTTAACCAGCTGGGAGATCCTGACCACTTTGATGTCTTCTGGTACCTGATCATAGTCTGACCACAGGTACTCTGGAGACAGCACCTTGGTTGGTTTGTTGTACAGCAGGTACCtgcatgacagagagagacaggcagatgtgttatgtgtgttctgttttagtttttgacAGCCATCTTGggccgtatttaagcaggtattgtatagttgcttgtgagcagtgacataggcagaggtATAAATCAGTATATGTACATTCTATATCAAAATTTGAGGGCGCAGTACGTTAAGAGTGCGACTTTGGACTTTGAACCAGatcggcctgagatcggagggtcgtgggttcaaTCCCttgaccaagcgcaaaaaaacggatacagtggtggtgaaggagacgcgcctcccctgcctctgcgaccatggatgtggtgcccctgagcaaggcacagATTCACCCCAgttccccgggcgcctcactaggcagccccctgccccagcatcTGTATTGCATGtgcattcttgtgtgtgtgtttcgttcatttggtgtgggtaaaatgcagagagtaatttccccaggagggatcaataaagtaatttaaaaaataataaaaggcaCAGCcctgacactgagacaacccattgtgtgagtacttttactttaaaaattaGTAATAAGTAACTTAGTACTTTTATGTAAGTAAGTACttttaagtaagattcttgatgtagtacttccacttaaacttgagtaaatgttttgcgggatatttgtacttttacttaagtactaagcttcagtacttcctccaccactgttaATAGACAAAAATTACAATGTGAGTATTAGCAGTATGTTGAGTTCTTACTGACAAACCTgactggaaaacaacaacaacagagaaagaaaaaattgtGTGCAAAGCTTTGAACATGAGGGAATGAACTGTGGCACTCTACCTGTTGAGGTGACTCTCTTCCTGCCACACAGCTTCAATCTTATTCTTGGCATCCTCCTCCGACATCTCGTAACAATACCTGATAAGATAAAAAGAGGCAGAACTGTGAGACAAGACACTCTTGGCTGCTTGAGAGAAATTTCATTTTTGAAGTCATTTGAAAAAGAGGGTAATGGAAGAAACAAAACTTGGTAAATTAGTTGATCATTAAGAGGTGTGCATAACTGTCACCTATGTGGCAAAATGTTAGAAAGACACTGAATGCAGTAGTAAGTAAGGGTTTTAGAAATGTACGGTTGCGAAGGCCAAGGTTTTTACCTTTTCAGTATTGAAATGCCCTCATTATTCTGAGCCTTCACTCTGCCCTTATATCTCTTTCCATTGTACAATGTCTTTTAAttataaacagcatgaaaataaCTTAAGAGAAAATTTGGTTTTGGTTACTTGACTAGCTGGTACatctcctccaggtatccaccccagacagcagcagtgtagTAGAAGTCTCCTTGACCGGCAGGAATGTAAGCTTTGGACTGGGGCCGACGCTCATATGGAAACTTATCCCTTTCTGACTGTGATCAGAAAACAAGGCAATGTAATTAGCACAATAACTGCATAACAATTCTGTGAATTATAattatacattatattataatgaacataaaataactgaaaataattaaactgtAGGAGAAAGTAAAACCTTGTAGTAGCCACGGTGAAGCACAGCAGCTAGCTGGCTGAGAGACTCGGCTCCAAAGCGATTGTGGAAGACGCTGTCAATGTCCATCATAAAAAGATAATCTGCTTCCTTACGGATCTGAAAACATGGCAGACAAGATGTAGGAGATGTAAATGCATAATGGAGAGACTCAATTAGATAAAAGAAGATGTGGCTAAACAGTATACCCTATAAGTGATATTTCAGAATACCACTTTAAT contains:
- the mpc1 gene encoding mitochondrial pyruvate carrier 1, with translation MAGTVARKAVDYLKSKDFRDYLMSTHFWGPVANWGLPIAAITDMKKSPEIISGRMTFALCCYSLLFMRFAYKVQPRNWLLFACHITNESAQLIQGSRLIKYKMEKKVGS